A region of Streptomyces halobius DNA encodes the following proteins:
- a CDS encoding acyl-CoA dehydrogenase family protein, producing MTAPMTGGTPRRSAPAPAPDPEPDLLYSDHEEALRDAVRSLLADRSDPATVLARLESDAPYDARLWRSLATDIGGAGLLVPEKLGGQGASAREAAVVLEELGRCVAPVPYLTSAVVAVAALLGCDVAEPEVAALLGALAGGGTVGVLALPLATAPGAAADGPVAGGTGFGSVRAAGDGALVGRVTSVADAAAAETLLVPAQGPDGPALYAVDAAADGVRTDPFIPLDLTRPLGHLTFDGAPGRLLATGGRARAAVERALLTGAGLLASEQLGVAEWCLAETVRHTSERTQFGRPVGSFQALKHRMAALWLDVASARAAARNAADALATESPDTAVAVAVAQAYCAPVAVRAAEECLQLHGGIGMTWEHPAHLFLKRAKSDELALGTPGRHREALADLVALAAP from the coding sequence ATGACCGCCCCGATGACCGGTGGGACACCCCGGCGGAGCGCCCCGGCGCCCGCTCCCGACCCTGAGCCCGACCTGCTGTACTCCGACCACGAGGAGGCGCTGCGCGACGCCGTACGGTCGCTGCTCGCCGACCGCAGCGATCCGGCCACCGTACTCGCCCGTCTGGAGTCGGACGCCCCGTATGACGCCCGCCTGTGGCGCTCGCTCGCCACGGACATCGGCGGCGCCGGGCTGCTGGTCCCGGAGAAGCTCGGCGGACAGGGCGCGAGCGCCCGCGAAGCGGCCGTCGTCCTGGAGGAACTGGGCCGCTGTGTCGCGCCCGTCCCCTATCTGACCAGCGCCGTTGTCGCGGTGGCCGCGCTGCTCGGCTGCGACGTGGCCGAGCCGGAGGTCGCGGCGCTGCTCGGTGCCCTCGCCGGGGGAGGGACGGTCGGTGTGCTCGCACTCCCGCTGGCCACCGCACCGGGCGCGGCGGCCGATGGGCCGGTGGCCGGCGGGACGGGTTTCGGCTCCGTACGCGCGGCGGGGGACGGCGCCTTGGTCGGCCGGGTGACCTCGGTGGCGGACGCGGCCGCCGCTGAGACCCTGCTCGTACCGGCCCAGGGGCCCGACGGCCCGGCCCTCTACGCGGTCGACGCGGCGGCGGACGGCGTACGCACCGATCCCTTCATCCCCCTCGACCTCACCCGCCCCCTCGGCCACCTCACCTTCGACGGTGCCCCTGGCCGCCTCCTGGCCACCGGGGGCCGCGCCCGCGCCGCCGTCGAACGGGCCCTGCTGACCGGCGCCGGGCTGCTCGCCTCGGAACAGCTCGGCGTGGCCGAATGGTGCCTGGCCGAAACCGTTCGCCATACGTCGGAGCGCACCCAGTTCGGCCGCCCCGTCGGCTCGTTCCAGGCGCTCAAACACCGGATGGCGGCCCTCTGGCTGGACGTCGCCTCGGCCCGCGCGGCCGCCCGTAACGCCGCCGACGCGCTGGCCACGGAGAGCCCCGACACCGCGGTGGCGGTGGCCGTCGCTCAGGCGTACTGCGCCCCGGTCGCGGTGCGGGCCGCGGAGGAGTGCCTCCAGCTGCACGGCGGCATCGGTATGACCTGGGAACACCCGGCGCATCTGTTCCTCAAGCGGGCCAAGAGCGATGAACTCGCCCTCGGCACGCCGGGGCGGCACCGGGAGGCACTTGCGGACCTCGTGGCGCTGGCCGCGCCGTAG
- a CDS encoding acyl-CoA dehydrogenase family protein codes for MTDAADLRRRTAELLAAHPAADTGPLDFLRARFDAGLAWVHFPEGLGGLDAPRALQAVVDEELAAAGAPDNDPRRIGIGLGMAAPTILRYGTEEQKRRFLRPLWTGEEVWCQLFSEPGAGSDLAALATRAVRDAAGNWVVDGQKVWTSSAHQARWAILIARTDPGLPKHRGITYFVCDMTDPGVEVRPLRQITGEAEFNEVFLTGVAIPDAHRVGEVGEGWRVAQTTLMNERVAIGGARIPREGGMIGVAAENWRARPELRTHDLHQRLLKLWVDAEAARLTGERLRQQLSQGQPGPEGSGMKLAFARLAQEISGWEVEFLAEGGLTYDDWTLRRPEGVDFTGREAGYRYLRAKGNSIEGGTSEVLLNIVAERVLGLPPEPRTDKDVAWKDLPR; via the coding sequence ATGACCGACGCCGCCGACCTGCGGCGACGCACCGCCGAACTGCTCGCCGCGCACCCTGCCGCGGACACCGGGCCGCTGGACTTCCTGCGCGCCCGCTTCGACGCCGGACTCGCCTGGGTCCACTTCCCGGAGGGACTCGGCGGGCTGGACGCGCCGCGCGCCCTGCAAGCGGTCGTGGACGAGGAACTGGCGGCCGCCGGCGCCCCCGACAACGACCCCCGACGCATCGGCATCGGCCTCGGCATGGCCGCCCCGACCATCCTGCGGTACGGCACCGAGGAGCAGAAGCGGCGTTTCCTGCGCCCTCTGTGGACCGGAGAGGAGGTGTGGTGCCAGCTGTTCAGCGAGCCCGGCGCCGGATCGGACCTGGCGGCGCTGGCCACCCGCGCGGTGCGTGACGCGGCCGGAAACTGGGTGGTGGACGGACAGAAGGTCTGGACGTCCAGCGCGCACCAGGCCCGCTGGGCGATCCTGATCGCCCGCACCGACCCCGGCTTGCCCAAACACCGCGGGATCACCTACTTCGTCTGCGATATGACCGACCCGGGCGTCGAGGTCAGACCGCTGCGGCAGATCACCGGTGAGGCCGAGTTCAACGAGGTCTTCCTGACCGGCGTCGCGATCCCGGACGCGCACCGCGTCGGCGAGGTCGGCGAGGGCTGGCGGGTCGCGCAGACCACGCTGATGAACGAGCGGGTCGCCATCGGCGGCGCCCGCATCCCCCGCGAGGGCGGAATGATCGGCGTCGCCGCCGAGAACTGGCGCGCCCGGCCCGAACTGCGCACCCACGATCTGCACCAGCGGCTGCTGAAACTGTGGGTGGACGCCGAGGCCGCCCGGCTCACCGGGGAGCGGCTGCGCCAGCAGCTGTCCCAGGGCCAGCCGGGACCGGAGGGCAGCGGGATGAAGCTGGCCTTCGCCCGCCTCGCCCAGGAGATCAGCGGCTGGGAGGTGGAGTTCCTCGCCGAGGGCGGCCTGACGTACGACGACTGGACGCTGCGCCGTCCCGAAGGCGTCGACTTCACGGGACGCGAGGCCGGCTACCGCTATCTGCGCGCCAAGGGGAACTCCATCGAGGGAGGCACCTCGGAAGTGCTGCTCAACATCGTCGCCGAACGTGTGCTGGGCCTGCCGCCCGAGCCGCGCACCGACAAGGACGTCGCGTGGAAGGACCTCCCCCGATGA